A genomic region of Candidatus Eisenbacteria bacterium contains the following coding sequences:
- a CDS encoding putative sulfate exporter family transporter: protein MLPGLALAVMVALAARLVHHALPPAVGTVVGEVLFAVVLGLVVGNAVRLPDSLRPGIRFSFQTVLRIAIVLLGASLSFQQVVATGSAALLIIVILMLLALAAAHLLGRAARVPARLATLIGVGTAVCGNSAIAATAPVIQARDEEVSFAIATNTLFGTVAVILYPIVGRALGFTDATYGTWAGTAVNDTSQVVAAGFAFSEAAGDVATTVKLTRNALMGLVIVGIGMAYASGPGTTGSKPRVPAWKRIQQSLPLFVVGFLLMAVLHSVGALAWASRALGVNVVTLLRDVSRVLILVALAGVGLSTRFDAMRRIGWRPFLLGLVLAVLTSGTSLLLIHFMESRI from the coding sequence ATGCTCCCGGGTCTGGCTCTGGCCGTCATGGTCGCGCTCGCCGCGCGTCTCGTGCACCACGCGCTCCCGCCCGCGGTCGGAACCGTCGTGGGGGAGGTCCTCTTCGCGGTGGTCCTGGGCCTCGTCGTGGGGAACGCGGTTCGGCTCCCCGACTCCCTGCGGCCCGGGATCCGGTTCTCGTTCCAGACGGTGCTTCGGATCGCGATCGTGCTGCTCGGCGCGTCGCTCTCCTTCCAGCAGGTCGTGGCGACCGGATCGGCCGCGCTCCTCATCATCGTGATCCTCATGCTCCTCGCGCTGGCCGCGGCGCACCTGCTCGGCCGCGCCGCTCGCGTCCCCGCGCGGCTCGCCACGCTGATCGGCGTGGGCACGGCGGTCTGCGGGAACTCGGCCATCGCGGCGACCGCACCCGTGATCCAGGCCCGCGACGAGGAGGTCTCGTTCGCGATCGCCACGAACACGCTCTTCGGAACCGTCGCGGTGATCCTCTACCCGATCGTGGGCCGCGCGCTCGGGTTCACGGACGCGACGTACGGAACCTGGGCCGGCACCGCCGTGAACGACACGTCGCAGGTCGTGGCCGCGGGATTCGCGTTCAGCGAGGCCGCGGGCGACGTGGCCACGACGGTGAAGCTGACGCGGAACGCCCTCATGGGGCTCGTCATCGTGGGGATCGGGATGGCCTACGCGAGCGGCCCCGGCACGACGGGATCGAAGCCTCGCGTGCCGGCGTGGAAGCGAATCCAGCAGTCGTTGCCGCTCTTCGTGGTAGGGTTCCTGCTGATGGCGGTGCTTCACTCCGTGGGCGCGCTCGCGTGGGCGTCGCGCGCGCTCGGCGTGAACGTCGTCACGCTGCTGCGCGACGTCTCACGCGTGCTGATCCTCGTGGCGCTCGCGGGCGTCGGGCTCTCCACGCGATTCGACGCGATGCGACGGATCGGCTGGAGGCCGTTTCTCCTCGGACTCGTGCTCGCCGTCCTCACGTCGGGCACGAGTCTCCTTCTCATCCACTTCATGGAGTCCAGGATATGA